A single genomic interval of Lathyrus oleraceus cultivar Zhongwan6 chromosome 7, CAAS_Psat_ZW6_1.0, whole genome shotgun sequence harbors:
- the LOC127106257 gene encoding purple acid phosphatase, translating to MDHFQGLSFPNFILPVGLVLNLLFLCNGGTTSTFVRKVEKTVDMPLDSDVFRVPSGYNAPQQVHITQGDHVGKAVIVSWVTEDEPGSNAVRYWSANCKYKKLAEGKVVTYRYFNYTSGFIHHATIKNLKYDTKYYYEVGLENTTRKFWFTTPPEIGPDVPYTFGLIGDLGQSFDSNRTLSHYELKSTKGQTVLFVGDLSYADNYPNHDNNRWDTWGRFAERSVAYQPWIWTVGNHELDYAPEIGETEPFKPFSHRYRTPYKASNSTSPFWYSIKRASAHIIVLASYSAYGTYTPQYQWLEEELPKVNRKETPWLIVLMHSPWYNSNTYHYMEGETMRVMFESWFVKYKVDVVFAGHVHAYERSKRVSNIAYNITNGICTPKEDESAPVYINIGDGGNIEGLATIYTEPQPAYSAFREASFGHAIFDIKNRTHAYYTWHRNQDGEAVETDSNWFLNRFWKPDDVSH from the exons ATGGATCATTTTCAAGGATTATCATTTCCTAATTTTATATTACCAGTAGGTTTAGTTTTGAATTTGTTGTTTCTGTGTAATGGAGGCACAACTAGTACTTTTGTTAGAAAGGTTGAGAAGACCGTTGATATGCCACTTGATAGCGATGTTTTTCGTGTTCCTTCCGGTTATAATGCTCCACAGCAG GTTCATATAACACAAGGTGATCATGTGGGGAAAGCAGTGATCGTGTCTTGGGTGACCGAGGATGAACCGGGGTCGAATGCAGTGCGATACTGGAGTGCGAATTGCAAGTATAAGAAGTTAGCTGAAGGGAAAGTTGTAACTTATAGATACTTCAATTACACATCTGGTTTTATTCATCATGCAACTATAAAGAATTTGAAG TATGATACAAAATATTACTATGAGGTTGGACTTGAAAACACAACAAGGAAGTTTTGGTTTACAACTCCTCCGGAAATTGGTCCTGATGTTCCATACACATTTGGTCTCATAG GGGATCTTGGTCAGAGCTTTGATTCCAACAGAACACTTTCTCACTATGAATTGAAGTCAACAAAAGGACAAACAGTGCTGTTTGTTGGAGATCTCTCTTATGCAGATAACTACCCGAATCATGACAATAATAGGTGGGATACTTggggaaggtttgcagagaggAGTGTTGCTTATCAACCTTGGATATGGACTGTCGGAAACCATGAGCTTGATTATGCTCCAGAAATC GGTGAAACTGAACCATTCAAGCCTTTTTCTCACCGATACCGCACCCCTTATAAAGCCTCAAACAGTACTTCACCATTTTGGTATTCTATCAAAAGAGCTTCAGCCCACATCATTGTCTTGGCCTCATATTCCGCATATG GGACATATACGCCGCAATACCAATGGCTTGAAGAAGAGCTACCGAAAGTTAACAGGAAAGAAACTCCATGGTTGATTGTTCTCATGCATTCACCTTGGTATAATAGCAACACTTATCATTACATGGAAGGGGAAACAATGAGAGTAATGTTTGAGTCATGGTTTGTTAAGTACAAGGTTGATGTTGTGTTTGCTGGCCATGTACATGCCTATGAAAGATCT AAACGTGTCTCGAATATTGCATATAATATTACAAATGGTATTTGCACTCCAAAAGAAGACGAATCAGCTCCTGTATACATAAACATCGGAGATGGAGGGAACATTGAAGGCTTAGCAACCAT CTATACAGAACCACAACCAGCTTACTCGGCATTCAGAGAAGCTAGCTTTGGACATGCCATTTTTGACATAAAGAACAGAACACATGCTTACTATACCTGGCACAGAAATCAAGATGGTGAAGCTGTTGAGACTGATTCCAATTGGTTTCTCAACAGATTTTGGAAACCAGATGATGTTTCCCATTAA